Part of the Gammaproteobacteria bacterium genome, ATCGCGGGAAATATTTTGTTGAAGTTCATCGGGAAGCGATGGCAATGACTCGGAAAATATTCAGTGTTCCGGACAGTTTCAAGGTGCTGTTCCTCCAGGGTGGCGCAACGTTTCAGTTTTCTATGGTCCCAATGAACCTGTTGCGGTCAGGTGAGCGCGCCGGCTACGTGAATTCCGGCAGTTGGGCCACCGGGGCAATAACAGATGCCAGATTCTACGGCGATATCTATGCCGCGTGGGAAGGTAAGGATTGCGACTACACCAGGATGCCACAGGACGATGAGTTGAAAATTCAGTCGGGTACCCGCTATCTACATATCACATCCAATGAGACGATCGGCGGCGTGCAATTTACCCACTGGCCTGACGTTGAAGTACCCCTGGTCTGTGACATGTCTTCAGACTACATGTCAAGGGCGATACCCTGGGAGAAGTTTGACTTGGTATACGGTGGGCTCCAGAAAAACCTGGGTCCATCCGGAATGGCGCTGGTGTTTGTGAGAGAGTCAATACTGGAGGATTGCAACACTGAAATCGGGCGCTATATGCGCTATGCCGTCCATGCCGAGAAAGATTCTATGTTCAATACCCCACCGGTGTTTCCAATTTACATGCTGGGAAAGATCCTTAAGTGGATGGATGAGAAGGGTGGGCTCGATGTTATCGAGCGGGAAGCGCAGGAGAAAGCCAACCTGCTGTATTCGGTGATCGACAGCAGTGACGGGTATTACAGTTGTCCTGTTGAAAGCAGGTGCCGCTCGGTCATGAACGTGGTTTTCCGATTGCCAAACAGTGATCTCGAAGCAGGGTTCCTCAAGCAGTCGGACGCTGCCGATCTGTTCAATCTCAAGGGGCACCGGAGTGTTGGTGGATGTCGAGCGAGTATCTACAACGCTATGCCACGTACTGGCGTCGCGGCACTGGCAGAGTTTATGCTTGCCTTTCGGGAAAATAACCCAGGCTAAGGCCCGTGTCATTTACAGGTAAATCTGCGTGACACAGATCCACACCTTCATGCCCTATGTCGTTTGCCGTGATCGAGCGGAGCGCGTGGTTGCACCTGCTTACGATTCAATGGCGCCTGCCGAACGCGCTGCCTACATCAAGGCAAACCCGTCGAACTTCATCAAAACGATGAGAACGCCAGAGGAATACACCGAGTCGGAAAACACGTCTCTGGAGATGGTTCTCGATCACAATCTGAACGCGGTTCAAAAAATGTTGGAGGATTCGACATTCGAGCGTCAACCTCAGCAGGCGCTGTACATTTACCGACTGCATGCCGGAAACCATGTGCAGACGGCTGTCATAGCAGAAGTACCGGTGGCTGAGTATCAGCAAGGTCTCATTCACAGGCATGAGCATACGCGTTCTGAACATGAAGATAGACTCACGCAATACCTGCAGTATGTCGGCGTGAGTTCCAGCCCTGTTTGCCTGGCTTATCAGGACGATGCTCGAATTGATAAGACTGTAGAAATCATTACCCAGGGTAAATCGATGCTTGATTTTGCGTTGGAAGACGGGGTGCAACAGACGATCTGGAAAGTTGTTGAGACCGAGCAGATCGATATTTTGCGAACCCAGTTTTTGAGCGTTGAGGCCGTCTACCTCACCGATGGGCACCATAGGATGGCAGCTAGCGCTCGACATGCGGTCAGTCGATCACACAGTGAAAAATCAAGCAGTGGTCCCTGGAGTTATTTTCTGGCGGCGCTGTTCCCGGCGACCCAGTTGAGGATACTCCCTTTTAACCGGTGTGTTCGTGATTTAAACGGGTTTTCTGTGGAGCAACTGATTAACCAGCTCTCGTTAAACTTTACTGTCGATCAGTTTTCCGATGACAACACGATGGTACTGCCGTCCAAGCCAGGTGAGTTCACCCTGCTGGCAGAAAATCGGGTGTTTCGGCTGCAGGTGCGCTCGGCGCGAATACCCAACGATCCGGTCGGTTGTCTGGATGTATCGCTACTGCAAAATCTATTTCTTGGACCTGTGTTGGGTATTGGGGATGACCGATCTGATCCTCGACTTAATTTTGTCACAGGTGACAGTGGAC contains:
- the serC gene encoding 3-phosphoserine/phosphohydroxythreonine transaminase, with amino-acid sequence MSRRVNNFSAGPSTLPQQVLEEAQAEFLEYQGSGMSLIEMSHRGKYFVEVHREAMAMTRKIFSVPDSFKVLFLQGGATFQFSMVPMNLLRSGERAGYVNSGSWATGAITDARFYGDIYAAWEGKDCDYTRMPQDDELKIQSGTRYLHITSNETIGGVQFTHWPDVEVPLVCDMSSDYMSRAIPWEKFDLVYGGLQKNLGPSGMALVFVRESILEDCNTEIGRYMRYAVHAEKDSMFNTPPVFPIYMLGKILKWMDEKGGLDVIEREAQEKANLLYSVIDSSDGYYSCPVESRCRSVMNVVFRLPNSDLEAGFLKQSDAADLFNLKGHRSVGGCRASIYNAMPRTGVAALAEFMLAFRENNPG
- a CDS encoding DUF1015 family protein, whose protein sequence is MTQIHTFMPYVVCRDRAERVVAPAYDSMAPAERAAYIKANPSNFIKTMRTPEEYTESENTSLEMVLDHNLNAVQKMLEDSTFERQPQQALYIYRLHAGNHVQTAVIAEVPVAEYQQGLIHRHEHTRSEHEDRLTQYLQYVGVSSSPVCLAYQDDARIDKTVEIITQGKSMLDFALEDGVQQTIWKVVETEQIDILRTQFLSVEAVYLTDGHHRMAASARHAVSRSHSEKSSSGPWSYFLAALFPATQLRILPFNRCVRDLNGFSVEQLINQLSLNFTVDQFSDDNTMVLPSKPGEFTLLAENRVFRLQVRSARIPNDPVGCLDVSLLQNLFLGPVLGIGDDRSDPRLNFVTGDSGLNGLRQRAEEGWRIGIACYPTSMKDLMSIADRGLVMPPKSTCFDPKARSGIFLRFS